A region of the Corvus moneduloides isolate bCorMon1 chromosome 26, bCorMon1.pri, whole genome shotgun sequence genome:
TGGTGCCCCCGTTATTGAGCCGCCTTTGTTCTCCtctatgttttaattttattgatCACTTTTTCCAGCAGATCCCAAACCAGCAGTGCATGGGATTTCTCCAGGGTTCCCATTATCCTGCCCAGCCCTCTGAGAACTCCTCGGCTCCTGTCACTTCTATGTGGAGGACACAGGTCCCTTTCTCCAGGGATTCAGCCACTTCTGTGCCCCCCAGACCCAGATAAGGCAGCGGAGCTCAGGGTGTAGCTATCGCCAACCTCCAGTGCTGAAAAATGGTGAAATCAGATAAAAACCTCTTGGATTTCACCACAAAAATGGGATgtgtggagcagggaggggtCCTGTCCACCGGGCTTGTCTGGGCAGCGACGTGGGGTTGGTTTTCTCCCCACCCTAAACCAACAACcactctcttcctcctcttcctcctcctcctcttcttcctcatgctTGAAGTGCAGCATCCAGGTGAATCCTGGGTGTTGCAGGACTTCCAGGATAACCCTCCCAGGAAAACCCTTTGTGGCCAGGCTCACATcctacaaataaaataaaacaaataaataaaatctgaatttcttgTGCAGGAAGACCCCCAAGGTctcctgcagcccttggggGCTCCCCCAGCACATTCCAGGGTCTCCTGGAAGATGCTCCGTGAGGAatccagctggaaaagccaTGCACACGGTGCAGAGAGCAGTATTCCAGGGAAATACTGCAGGATGGCTGGTTGGGAGTGTGACAAACACCAGCAGGAAGCTTAAAAATCCACAATAAAGGCTtttatatgggaaaaaaataaaaggaagggTGAAAAATTTCTGTCGCTTCTGGGGTGGCAGCCTCAGCCGTGCTCTGGAGTTTGGATCCAGGAACTCATCCGCTGCCTCCATGAGGCGTTAAATATGGATTTAATTAATCTCAGCCCACAAAAGTGCTCTGAAGGGCTTGGGGGTGCCACAACCTCCCTCGTTTTAAGGAGGAAGCACAACTGTCAGAAGCTGGGAATCATCCTTAGCCTTCCACCACTGGAAACTGGGATTGAACCTTGTTTTTTTTATCCCATTCCTTCCCCAACgagatttatttttgtgtaaaaGTGGTAAactttgctgtttaaaaaagatAAGTCAGTGCCgagccagggagggagggagcagggattCAAGGCAGGAATGGGGATTTGAGGAAGGAACggggatttgaggaggggagTAGAGATTTGAGGGAGGGAGATGGGATTTGAGGAGAGGAGTAGGATTCGAGAGGGAAGAAGGAttcagggagggagcagggattCGCTGAGACCTGGAGGAGCCGGAGGCACGAACTGGGGCAGGGAGAAAGTACAGACAGCTCTCTCAGCACATGGTTTACAAAAACCAAGCGCTGCCGAGCCCGGGTTCATCCGGGGCTGCCGCGGGGCCGCATTGTGCTGCAGAGCCCcggggagggaaagggagacaAGGGAACAGCTGGAAACAGCTGGAGCCGCGCGGGGGGTTCAGGCAGCTGCCGCCCTGCTCCGTCCTGCCGGCTCCCGGCGCCTCGGCGGGGTGCGGAGCCCCgcgggacacggggacacggggacggacccggggatggacacgggacAGGCTGcggggtgtggggacagcggggccaGGACCTGGCCCAGGGAATGTTTCGAGGTTTTAGGGAATCCTGGCGGGGTCTGGGCGGAAAGTCCCGTCTGCCCTTCAGCCAGGGGAGGGCTGGACCCCGTGGTTTGGCGAGGAGGCTCCATGCGGGATTTGCAGCCGGGATGGATGGAATTGGACTCAGCCCGGCCGTGCCACGCTGGGGACACCCCGAGGCCACCGCAACCGGGCAGCAGATGAAggccagctgtgccacagccgCGCCGGGGGACTTTGCCAGGGCAAAAATCCCGTCTCCTCCCGCCTCGCCTCGGTGCTGGCACCGCGTGTGGCCACGGGTGACTGTCGCTGGCAGAGCCACGGGAAGGTCAGGGGCAGGATAAAACTattcctggagcagagctgctcgGCTCCGCGGGAGGGAAGCGGAGGGGATTGTCTCCTCTGGGCTTTAATTCCCATCCCCGATGGCCGCGGGGTCACTGGGTGCCCTCCAGCCACGCgaggggggtggaggggggggTCTCGGTGGCCGCGGTGGCCACGGGGCTAGTGCTTTGCAAAGGGCTCTGGGGCGCTTTCCACGGGTGCTGCTCCGCACGGGCGATGCTGTGAGGTGACAGATGCTGCTGTCAGCAAgaatccaggggaaaaaaaaaaaaaaaaaaagaaaaaagaaggaaggaagaaagagcGAGGCTCCACGGAGAAAGCCGGGGGGAAGCCGCCTCCTCCGCCGTGTCCCGACCAAACCGGGttctcctgcagtgccagacTGGGGAGGGCCCGCGGACAAACGGACGGGGTGGAAGCCAGGAGCTGTAATTAGCCCAGAGCCTCTGCAGCCACCAACCGCTGTCAGTGCTCCCTTctaattaggaaaaaacaaggagggggggaaaaaaggggaagaaaggaaaaaagaaaattcccaaGCGAggaggcttttcttttcttctctccctctctctcgCCGGAGTTTTCGCCGTTCCTGCCGGGAGCGGGAGCAGCCGGAGGGCACCGGCTAATCCTGCCTCGCAGGTCTGGGCCGCCGGCTTAGGGCTGGAATCTCTGGTATTCGGGAGCACGGGGACAACAGCGCTCGAAGCTCTTGGGGCCTCTCGCTCCGCGGGTCATTCCCGGGGGGTTGGGAGGCgtttttccctggcttttccTCTCTCCGTGTGTGCGTGCGGCTCTGCCCGTCCCCTCCCGCCTCACCGCCGGGCACCTGGGACAAGTTGCACAAGGATGGAAGCAAATGTGGCCAAgcccctgcctggagctggcgGGGACACTTTTGGGCGGGTGCTGAGCCCTGATCCCAGCCCTGATCCCGCTCTCCCACGGGACAAATCCCCGCGTGGTGGTTTTGCAAGGGGAAGGGCACAGGTGGGATGAGGACATCATCACCACGGCCCCACCCCAAACTGCCGCAGGGATGCTCCTGGTCCGAGCCTCCCAGGAGCCCCCCACGGGCAAGGACGTGGCTCCAGAGGCGTTCCAGAGCCCTGCCACGCTGCCCACGGAGGTGAAACCGGCCGGGATGGCATCCCAGGGCAGCCGGGAgagccagctgggctgggaaaaTCCAGCCCCACGAGTCCGGAGCCGTGGGAaagcgccggggccgcggggctcTGGGGGCGGTGACTCAGCCCCGGCTGCTCCAGGAGTGGCTCCACAGCCCCGGGCCTccatccctgttttccagaggGCTCCAGTTTTCCCACTCTCTCCTATTCCCCCCACCCCAGTGAGCATCACGCCAAATtttgggaggtgctgggggtgctgcagACTcgatccccccccccccccacccaggGGGGGGGGCCCGGCtgcccccgcgccccccggcacggccccgcaCGGCCGCTCCCGGCTcgtccccgccgccgccggctcAGATAAGAGCGCGGGCCGGGATCAACGGTCTCGGGCACAGCGGAGCCGTCACTACACATTAACCAGCTGTCCGATGGAGCAACGCGTCCTCGGAGCCAAGATCAACAGTCCCCAAAGCAAACTGGGAGCGGGGCCAGGCGCAGCGAGCGCGGCCGGAGCCTCCCGCGagccccccgctcccccccggGCTTCGCACCCCCGGGCTGGGCTCGCCTTTGGCtccgcgggccgggccggggcctCGCCCAGCGGGCGTGGGCGGGTGATGAGCatccccagggtgtccctgctgctctcccagggatggggtttCAAAGGAAGAGGGTTTGGGATGAGCTGCTTCGTGTTAGGGCGGGCGTGCTGCATCCCGGATTGTCCCCGGGATATTTGGAGGGACCCCCCGAGCTTTTCCCCCCCAACCCCGCTCTGCCGGCAGCATCCCGGGGGTACCGCATCCTGGGCTGTCCCAGGGGCATCCGGAGGGATCCCTGCCCTCCATCCCCCCCTGCCCGCAGCATCCCGGTGTGCCAGCGGTGTCCTGGGGACATCCGGAGGGATTCCTGCCCTCCATCCCCCCCTGCCCGCAGCATCCCGGTGTGCCAGCCGTGTCCTGGGAACATCCGGAGGGATTCCTGCCCTCCATCCCCCCCTGCCCGCAGCATCCCGGTGTGCCAGCCGTGTCCTGGGGACATCCGGAGGGATTCCTGCCCTCCATCCCCCCCTGCCCGCAGCATCCCGGTGTgccagcctgtcctgggggcatccGGAGGGATCCCTGCCCTCGACCCCTCCTCCACCACCAGCGCCAGGGGCTGCTGTGATGCCAAATCCCAAAAGCATCGGACAAAACCCTCTGAGCTTCTGGGGGGGAGTGCAGGAAcctggcggggggggggggtctgcGGGTCCGAGAGGGGCTGTGCAGGTCTGGGGGGGCTCTGCGTGTCCGAGGGGGGCTCTGCGGGTCGGAGGGGGGTCCCTGCAGGTCCGAGGGTGCTCCGCGTAGGCGGAGGGGCCCTGCGGGTCTGGGGGGACAAATCTGGAGGTCCGgagtggggggtgggggggggggtctctgcaggtccgggggggggggggctctgCGGATTCTGAGAGGCTCTACAGGTCCGGGGGGGGGGCTCTGAAGGCCTGGCAGGGCCCTGCGGGTTTGGGATGGGTCTCTGCAGGTCCGGGGGcctgggggggaggggggtccTGCAGGTCTGGGGGGCTCCGGCACCCACAGCATCCCCCGCaaggggcagggtgggggtcCCGCGCCTGTCGCACGTGACCcgtggggggggtggggggggggtaACATCCCTCCGTTCCCCGGtgcccgggaccccccccctcctccccgccCCCCGCACTGCACCACGTACGGGGGTCCCCCCTCCGCGcgctcggggggggggggggggggggttgggggagTGGGGGGTTGGGCGGAGCCTCCTGCCCTGACCCCGCCCCCCCCCGGGCTCCGCAGCCGATGGAATTTTCCACTCGCGAGCGCGGCGCGGGCTCCCGCCGGCCACGCCCCTTCCCCCCGCgcgcgcgcccgccccgcgcggccccgcccaCATCCCgcgcgcgcggccccgcccgcctTCCCGGCATCCCCCGCGGAGGGGAAAAGATGGCGGCCGCCAtggcggcggggctgggccgCAAGGCCCCGCGGCTCTGCTGGAAGGTGGAGCCGGGAGGAGGGGGATGAGGAGCACCGAGGGGCTGCgggaggctgtggggagggtgcGGGGAGTGGCTGTGGGGCCGCGGGATGAGCGGTGTGGgcgctggggggggggggggggggggggtggagggCGGGAGGCCCTGGCCCGGGTAGCGCGTGCGAGGCGTGAGGGGAAATAAATGAAGGTGCTGGCGGTGTTGGGCTCACTCCGGGCTCTGTTGTTACCTTGCCTCAGGCTGCGGAGTCCCTGCTCCGTCCCGGAGCGGCTCTGTCCTGTGTGGTTGTCCcggtgaggagcaggaggaggtgtCCGCGGCTGCCCGAATGGGCCCGAGAGctgagccctgaggagaaggagaggaggctCAGATCCGCGGCGCCGATCTTCCCCGATGAGCGCATAGAGCGCACCTTCTACTTGGCCTGCACGGGTAGGGCAAAACGTGGGGTCAGCTTGGGCCGGGAGATGGGAGAGGCAGACGCAGTGAGGCTCAATTCCCCACTTTTCCTTCTGGCCGGGGCAGAGAGGCTTCCCTGCCTCATCTCCGAAGCTGTTGGTGCCTTTGTGCCTTGACTCCTGAAATCCCAGCCTGGTTCGGCTTGGgaaagcccctccagtgccatgggcagggccaccttccccaaccccaggctgctcccagcccggccttgggcactgccagggatccaggggcagccccagctgctctgggaattccatcccagcccctcccagggatggattccttcccaaatcccatctAAACTTCACTTCGAagccttttctccccttttccctgggctgggaggggcgAGCAGCGAGCTTAGCCCAGGGATTCTCTGCATGCTCTGatttcacctcctcctccccttgcTTCGGGTGGCTCTGAGGCTCCtcctgagctgcttttccatcGTTCCCAGCTGAAATCATGGATCCCTACGTCCCTCCCGAGGGCGATGCCCGCCTGACCTCGctgtccagggatggggtgaaGCAGCAGATGCAGAAGCTGAGGCAAACAGCGGCCTCCCAGCTGGCGTACGTACCCCTCGTTAGTTAATTAGCTCGattgcctgctgctgcagcagctctgctcgGCCTGTCCTGCGTCTGCCCCTGTGAGATATTCCTGGGCTTGTGGGATTTCCGGGAGAttgttttgggatttgggggttgtTTCCTCCTTGCTTTTCCCGTTGCTGTGGTTGCCCAGGGGTGGGAATGTTCCCAcctgtcctgctgggaatggCCACGCTGTGCACTCctaggaacccagagtgctgagaggatttctctgcctgtttttaggGGTTCTTAACCCCCCTGAACAGCACTGTTTTAGcctcaaaccttggaaaaaattaccaatgatcaaacaagaactagaaaacacagtggtgtgaattaggtgatagactactgtgtgagattgtcacagggtgaaaaatttagaggttttgggcttctctttgtcgTAAATAGGTAAGAGTAAAAAAGATCAAAGTGGAGGATTGTTGCTGTTCTCTagaccttcttctccttcttctaccactccctgttctgcagtaaaagtagtttgggatgactGGATAGAGAATTCTGCATGTCCTgcctgtgttactgaataattggtaggaaagtgaaaataatgtacgtttttagtaactattggtgaaattatctttaaaaggctgtgtaaatcttgatagagaggcctcactcctgctttctgtgctctgtgctgtacctgggtcatgctggtggctctgttcctctgataagacttaataaacaactctctggcagcattgaaactccaggaaaagtctctgttcatctttgaaactccttgcaaggacttccagcaaattctctcccatctggagggatttgatttatggcacagttCAGTGTCACTGATTTTTTAGGATCCTTTGGGTCTGGCTGTTTCCTGACCACCtgaaggttttggtttttggtgggAATCTCCAGTTCTCAGCTGCTGAAAGCTGGGATTGAATCCTGTGGGATCGCTGCCATCATCCCAAACATCCAGGACAGCTCCaattccttctctccttcatttatttatttgttttttttgttttttttcccagcctgaGGAAGATCAAGGATCACGACCCGGATTTCAGCACCAAAACCTTCCCAGAGAAAGCCCAGGAGATATTTATTGAAGCTCACAATTCCCTGGCAAAGTAAGGCCCTTCCCTGACCCCTGTGGTGATGGGGGGGGAAGCAGAAATTTGAGGGGggaaagcaggaatttggggtggaaaagcaggaatttggtGGGGGAAGGTAGAAATTTGatgggggaaggaggaatttggggtggaaaagcaggaatttggtGGGGGAAGGTAGAAATTTGatgggggaaggaggaatttggggtggaaaagcaggaatttggggggaaagCAGACATTtgaggggagaaaggaggaatttgggggagggggaaaggaggaatttgggggagggggaaaggaggaattttggggtgggaaagcagggatttggggtggaaaagcaggaattttggGTGGAAAGTAGgaattttggggtgggaaagcaggaatttggggggggAAGCAGGAATTTTGGAGGGGGGAAGCAGGAATTTTGGAGGGGGGAAgcaggaattttgggggggaaagcaggaatttggggtgggaaagcagaaatttggggggaaagcagggatttgggggtggaaaagcaggaatttggtggggggaaaagcagaaatttggggaggggaaagcaggaatttggggtggaaagtaggaattttggggtgaaaagcagggatttggggtggagaaagcagggatttggggtggagaaagcagggatttgggggtgggaaagcagggattttggggtgggaaagcaggaattttggggtgggaaagcaggaatttggggtgggaaagcaggaatttggggtgggaaagcagaaatttgGGGTGGAgaaagcaggaatttgggggtggaaaagcaggaatttgggggtggaaaagcaggaatttgggggggtgaaaagcagggattttggggtggaaaaacagggatttggggtggagaaagcagggatttggggtggaaaagcaggaattttggggtgaaaagcagggatttggggtggaaaagcaggaatttggggtgggaaagcaggaattttGGGGTAGAGGAAGCAGGAATTTGGGGAGtggaaaagcagggatttggggtggaaaagcagggatttggggtggaaaagcagggattttgggggtgaaaagcagggattttgggggtggaaaagcagggatttggggtggagaaagcagggatttggggtgggaaagcaggaatttggggtGGAAAGTAGGAATTTGGGGGTGGGAAAGCAGGGATTTGTGGGTGggaaagcagggatttggggtggaaagTAGGAATTTGGGGGGGTGAAAagcagggattttgggggtgggaaagcagggatttggggtgggaaagcaggaatttggggtggaaagtaggaattttggggtgggaaagcaggaatttgggggggtgaaaagcagggattttgggggtgggaaagcagggatttggggtgggaaagcagggatttggggtggaaagtaggaattttggggtgggaaagcaggaatttgggggtgaaaagcaggaatttgggggtgaaaagcaggaatttgggggggtgaaaagcaggaattttggggggtggaaaagcagggatttggggtggaaaagcaggaattttggggtgaaaagcagggatttggggtggaaaagcagggatttggggtggaagCTCTTCTCCCGTGCTGCAGCGAGCGGGGCTGTTCCCTTTGCAGCTTTAACAAGCAGAAACTTCACTCCCTGGTGACCGAGCGCTGCTACCCCGTAAGTGCCTGGAATTTTGGGGTATCcccagctggaagggacccactgGGATCATCAATTCCAACCCCTGACCCTGCCCAGGACAATCCCAGCAgccccaccctgtgcatccccgGGAGCCTTGTCCAAACCCTCCCAGGTTTGGGGTCGTGGCCGTTCCCTGGGGAGCCGCTCCAGTGCCCAAAAATCCCTCTGGATGAAGAAgttttccctaaaatccagcctaagcctctcctggcacagctccagctgttgcCTGGGTcatgtccctgctccccatcaGTGCCTGGATCACTTCCATGGTGTTCAAAACTCTACATTTGATTGTTTGCCTCATTTTTAATGGgttttccccacttttttttaAGGCTCTCTAAACCTGGAGatgcctcatttttttttccttctggatacagcaaagagctgggagggaaaccccaaaactaaccaacaaacccaaaacatttgTGGAGTTCTCTTGTCCTGTTCGCATCCAAACCGAGCCGGAGCTGATTGTCACTCGCCGGAAGGACCGAATCGTTAATTACAATTATTAATTAGCAGCTGGTTTCTCCTGGCAGGACATGGTCCGTGGGAACAGGTACAAAACCATCCGCTGGAGGTTTCTGGAGTCCCTGGAGCCGCCCAGGGTGGTTCACGTGCGCTGTGACAGCATCATGAACCGCGGCAACCTCTACGCTCAGGTGACAGTGAGGATGCACAGCCGCCAGGTGAGCCCTTCCCGGGATGGGGGCACGGACAGGGGAGCTCAGAGCCCATCCTGGGACACCTCCCAatagcccagggtgctccagcctggcctgggatactggcagggatgggaaatccatcccagcccctcctcaccctcacagggaggaatttcttcctgatatcccaTCTAAATTTTAGTTTGGAGTCGTTTCTCCTTGTCCTTGCCAGTAGTTCCTCTTTGTgtttcctgcctgctccttcaGGTCACACTTAGGtcaccctggagccttctccaggttGGTCAATCCCaattttcccagcctttccttgttGGATAATCCATCCCTCACCTCGGTGTCACCAACCCCaaactgctgccagcccagcacagagaaTCCCAGCTTTTTTGGGGTTGGAaagaccttaaatcccatccaggggcacctcccactagcccaggtggctccaaaccccatccatcCTGGTTTTTTGTGGATGTTTTGACAGATTTTGGCCATCTACGACCGCTTTGGGCGGCTCATGTACGGCGGGGAGGAGATTCCCAAGGATGTTCTGGAATACGTTGTGTTTGAGAGGTACCTGGTGAACCCCCACGGGACGTGGAGGATGCACGGGAAGATCATCCCAGCGTGGGCCCCGCCCAAGGATCCCATCCTGAAGGtgggaaaaggctggaaaaatccCTGGGGATCATCCTGGATAAAGCTGAGGGgaaggtgggggaggggggttcATCCACGGGCAGAGCTGTTGGGAATGTCCCTGGAATTgtcccctgggagctgggattgggagGCTGAGGGCCTGGAATGGGAGGCTGAGGAtcatttttggggtgggatttggagGTGTGGGCTAATTTGggggattctttttttccctgtgcctgaCCTGGAAAAGTGTCTCTGGCTCCTTGTGTTGCTAAAAATCGATCTtggagaagaaggaggggagAATTCCAGCGTAGTTCAAGGCTTCTCATcccattcccttctcctgcctccatctgatcccccttttttccctttccagagccctctgctccccctttttcctgctctgtgacGGGGATcatccccacagctgctctgcctcctgctgaTTTTTATCCCTCGCTTTTCCAGACGGTGATGATTCCTGGCCCAGCCCTGGATCCCTCCCAGGAGCACGAAGAAGTGAAGTAGGAAGTTCTGGAAtggtgggcagggacagcaaaCAGGCCAGCAGGGTGGCCTGGGAATATCTCTTGGATGTGGCTGTGCCTTCCCTGCGAGCCAAGTGGCTTCAGGAATGGgctccagtccctcccagtttaTCCCTCAAGGAGCCAGAGGGGCTTGGGAGGGGGATCTGGGTgagctctgggaagagctgggctCCGTCCCAGCAGActctgggtgctgccagctTCCCCCTCGCTGTGTTTCCGTGAGGATGAGGAGCCTCAGGAGCATCCACAGGCCACCCTCTGTCCTGGAATTCCCTTGGGAGAGCCCCTGGGAGCCTGTCCCGACGTTGGGATGTTTGTCCCCTCCACGGGAGGTGTCACAGACCTGCTGGTCAGTCATTAAAATTCCACCAGCGGCAGTTTTGGCACAATCAGTGTTGGCACAATCTTTTCCcatcctctctccctctctttgcTGATTCCCAAACtcctgggttgtttttttttttttaacagaaaccAGGAAAACTTTAAATCGAGTCCTGTGGGAGGGGGGTGCTGCTGTTAGagttgcccagaggagctgcagcaccgCTGATAATTGGATTTAATTGCGTTTTTGGCTCTTCTCAAGGCAGTTTTTCAAGGGCTGGggttggtggtggtggtgctgtcACTGAGGGACTGGCACCATCCTGTGGACACGGGGACATCTGCAGCTGGCCCTGCTTTTCCAGGATGGCTGCCTTgggaaaacacttctttttccaTGGTTGGGAATAAACCTGTGAGGCTCCTTCTCTATTCCTGATCTGCTCAGCCAATTCCCCTCACTCACTGAGCAAAATCCTCCCTGgtcacccccaaaaaaacccaaaaaaacaaccaaccaaacccctttt
Encoded here:
- the MRPL45 gene encoding 39S ribosomal protein L45, mitochondrial; this encodes MAAAMAAGLGRKAPRLCWKAAESLLRPGAALSCVVVPVRSRRRCPRLPEWARELSPEEKERRLRSAAPIFPDERIERTFYLACTAEIMDPYVPPEGDARLTSLSRDGVKQQMQKLRQTAASQLALRKIKDHDPDFSTKTFPEKAQEIFIEAHNSLANFNKQKLHSLVTERCYPDMVRGNRYKTIRWRFLESLEPPRVVHVRCDSIMNRGNLYAQVTVRMHSRQILAIYDRFGRLMYGGEEIPKDVLEYVVFERYLVNPHGTWRMHGKIIPAWAPPKDPILKTVMIPGPALDPSQEHEEVK